A DNA window from Aythya fuligula isolate bAytFul2 chromosome 4, bAytFul2.pri, whole genome shotgun sequence contains the following coding sequences:
- the ABCG2 gene encoding broad substrate specificity ATP-binding cassette transporter ABCG2 isoform X2: MSESSTNGIPSSTLSPDLENQGGSTLTFHNISYSVKVKSGFLCCRKTASKEVLRDLNGIMRPGLNAILGPTGSGKSSLLDILAARKDPHGLSGDILINGAPQPANFKCTSGYVVQDDVVMGTLTIRENLQFSAALRLPNSVKEQDRNERVNQIIKELGLSKVADSKVGTQFTRGVSGGERKRTNIGMELITDPTILFLDEPTTGLDASTANAVLLLLKRMAKQGKTIIFSIHQPRYSIFRLFDSLTLLAAGRMLYHGPAQQTITYFQSIGYECEPYNNPADFFLDIINGDSTAVTVNKTDEDNSESVEEHIEYNTTLAEKLAEKYCNSTYYQETKSILENISLGNTKKTKAFFRQITYTNSFCHQLKWVSRRTFKNLVGNPQASIAQVVVTVFLGLVVGTIFFGLKNDTTGLQNRVGAMFFLTTNQCFSSISAIELFVVEKKIFIHEYISGYYGTAAYFISKLMADLIPIRTLPSIIFTCITYFMLGLKPTAEAFFIMLFTLTMVSYTATSMALAIATGHDVVAVANLFMTITFVFMIIFSGLLVNLTSIMSWLSWLKYFSIPRYGMTALQINELSGLNFCTNNTGWCTGDQYLKSQGIDVSTWGLWQNHVALACMTVIFLAISYLKLRFMKKFS, from the exons TGGCATCATGAGACCAGGACTGAATGCAATTTTGGGGCCCACTGGCAGTGGTAAATCTTC gctgctcgACATTTTGGCTGCAAGGAAAGACCCTCATGGGCTTTCTGGTGACATTTTGATCAATGGAGCTCCTCAGCCTGCCAACTTTAAATGTACCTCTGGATATGTAGTGCAG gatgatgtggtGATGGGAACCCTGACCATCAGAGAAAACTTGCAGTTCTCAGCAGCACTCCGTTTGCCAAACTCTGTGAAGGAGCAGGACAGAAATGAACGAGTTAATCAGATCATCAAGGAGCTGGGTTTGAGCAAAGTGGCAGATTCCAAG GTTGGCACCCAGTTCACTCGTGGGGTGTCCGGGGGAGAGCGGAAAAGGACCAATATCGGGATGGAGCTCATCACAGATCCCACCATCCTCTTTTTGGATGAGCCAACCACTGGACTGGATGCCAGCACCGCTAACGCCGTCCTGCTGCTACTGAAAAG GATggcaaagcaaggaaaaacaatcatCTTCTCCATCCACCAGCCACGGTACTCCATATTCCGGCTGTTTGACAGCTTGACGCTTCTGGCTGCGGGGCGGATGCTGTACCATGGCCCCGCTCAGCAGACCATCACCTACTTCCAATCTATCG GCTACGAGTGCGAGCCTTACAACAATCCTGCCGACTTCTTCCTGGACATCATCAACGGGGACTCCACGGCGGTGACGGTGAACAAGACCGACGAAGACAACTCAG AGAGTGTTGAAGAACACATTGAATACAACACAACCTTGGCTGAGAAGTTAGCAGAAAAATACTGCAACTCTACCTACtatcaagaaacaaaatcaatacTAGAGAATATTTCATTgggaaatacaaagaaaacaaaagcatttttcagacAAATTACATACACCAACTCCTTCTGTCACCAGCTGAAGTGGGTGTCCAGGCGCACGTTCAAAAATCTGGTGGGAAACCCTCAAGCTTCCATAGCTCAG gTGGTTGTTACAGTTTTCCTGGGACTGGTTGTAGGTACCATTTTCTTTGGACTTAAAAACGACACCACTGGCCTCCAGAACAG AGTTGGTGCCATGTTCTTTCTGACCACCAACCAGTGCTTCAGCAGTATTTCAGCTATTGAACTCTTTGTTGTGGAAAAGAAGATATTTAT ACATGAGTATATCAGCGGGTACTACGGAACAGCTGCATATTTCATCTCAAAGCTAATGGCTGATTTGATACCCATTAGGACTTTACCGAGCATCATCTTCACCTGCATAACATACTTCATGTTAG gTTTGAAGCCGACAGCAGAAGCCTTCTTTATAATGCTGTTTACCCTTACAATGGTGTCCTACACAGCCACTTCCATGGCTCTAGCCATCGCAACAGGACACGACGTGGTCGCTGTAGCCAACCTATTCATGACtatcacatttgtttttatgatt ATTTTCTCTGGGTTGCTGGTAAATCTCACGAGCATCATGTCCTGGCTTTCCTGGCTCAAGTACTTTAGCATCCCTCGATATGGAATGACA gcATTACAAATTAATGAACTGTCTGGTCTGAACTTTTGCACCAACAACACAGG GTGGTGTACTGGAGACCAGTATCTTAAAAGTCAAGGCATTGACGTGAGCACCTGGGGCCTGTGGCAGAATCACGTGGCTCTTGCCTGCATGACAGTAATATTCCTTGCAATTTCATACCTGAAACTCCGCTTCATGAAGAAGTTTTCTTAA
- the ABCG2 gene encoding broad substrate specificity ATP-binding cassette transporter ABCG2 isoform X1 encodes MSESSTNGIPSSTLSPDLENQGGSTLTFHNISYSVKVKSGFLCCRKTASKEVLRDLNGIMRPGLNAILGPTGSGKSSLLDILAARKDPHGLSGDILINGAPQPANFKCTSGYVVQDDVVMGTLTIRENLQFSAALRLPNSVKEQDRNERVNQIIKELGLSKVADSKVGTQFTRGVSGGERKRTNIGMELITDPTILFLDEPTTGLDASTANAVLLLLKRMAKQGKTIIFSIHQPRYSIFRLFDSLTLLAAGRMLYHGPAQQTITYFQSIGYECEPYNNPADFFLDIINGDSTAVTVNKTDEDNSAESVEEHIEYNTTLAEKLAEKYCNSTYYQETKSILENISLGNTKKTKAFFRQITYTNSFCHQLKWVSRRTFKNLVGNPQASIAQVVVTVFLGLVVGTIFFGLKNDTTGLQNRVGAMFFLTTNQCFSSISAIELFVVEKKIFIHEYISGYYGTAAYFISKLMADLIPIRTLPSIIFTCITYFMLGLKPTAEAFFIMLFTLTMVSYTATSMALAIATGHDVVAVANLFMTITFVFMIIFSGLLVNLTSIMSWLSWLKYFSIPRYGMTALQINELSGLNFCTNNTGWCTGDQYLKSQGIDVSTWGLWQNHVALACMTVIFLAISYLKLRFMKKFS; translated from the exons TGGCATCATGAGACCAGGACTGAATGCAATTTTGGGGCCCACTGGCAGTGGTAAATCTTC gctgctcgACATTTTGGCTGCAAGGAAAGACCCTCATGGGCTTTCTGGTGACATTTTGATCAATGGAGCTCCTCAGCCTGCCAACTTTAAATGTACCTCTGGATATGTAGTGCAG gatgatgtggtGATGGGAACCCTGACCATCAGAGAAAACTTGCAGTTCTCAGCAGCACTCCGTTTGCCAAACTCTGTGAAGGAGCAGGACAGAAATGAACGAGTTAATCAGATCATCAAGGAGCTGGGTTTGAGCAAAGTGGCAGATTCCAAG GTTGGCACCCAGTTCACTCGTGGGGTGTCCGGGGGAGAGCGGAAAAGGACCAATATCGGGATGGAGCTCATCACAGATCCCACCATCCTCTTTTTGGATGAGCCAACCACTGGACTGGATGCCAGCACCGCTAACGCCGTCCTGCTGCTACTGAAAAG GATggcaaagcaaggaaaaacaatcatCTTCTCCATCCACCAGCCACGGTACTCCATATTCCGGCTGTTTGACAGCTTGACGCTTCTGGCTGCGGGGCGGATGCTGTACCATGGCCCCGCTCAGCAGACCATCACCTACTTCCAATCTATCG GCTACGAGTGCGAGCCTTACAACAATCCTGCCGACTTCTTCCTGGACATCATCAACGGGGACTCCACGGCGGTGACGGTGAACAAGACCGACGAAGACAACTCAG CAGAGAGTGTTGAAGAACACATTGAATACAACACAACCTTGGCTGAGAAGTTAGCAGAAAAATACTGCAACTCTACCTACtatcaagaaacaaaatcaatacTAGAGAATATTTCATTgggaaatacaaagaaaacaaaagcatttttcagacAAATTACATACACCAACTCCTTCTGTCACCAGCTGAAGTGGGTGTCCAGGCGCACGTTCAAAAATCTGGTGGGAAACCCTCAAGCTTCCATAGCTCAG gTGGTTGTTACAGTTTTCCTGGGACTGGTTGTAGGTACCATTTTCTTTGGACTTAAAAACGACACCACTGGCCTCCAGAACAG AGTTGGTGCCATGTTCTTTCTGACCACCAACCAGTGCTTCAGCAGTATTTCAGCTATTGAACTCTTTGTTGTGGAAAAGAAGATATTTAT ACATGAGTATATCAGCGGGTACTACGGAACAGCTGCATATTTCATCTCAAAGCTAATGGCTGATTTGATACCCATTAGGACTTTACCGAGCATCATCTTCACCTGCATAACATACTTCATGTTAG gTTTGAAGCCGACAGCAGAAGCCTTCTTTATAATGCTGTTTACCCTTACAATGGTGTCCTACACAGCCACTTCCATGGCTCTAGCCATCGCAACAGGACACGACGTGGTCGCTGTAGCCAACCTATTCATGACtatcacatttgtttttatgatt ATTTTCTCTGGGTTGCTGGTAAATCTCACGAGCATCATGTCCTGGCTTTCCTGGCTCAAGTACTTTAGCATCCCTCGATATGGAATGACA gcATTACAAATTAATGAACTGTCTGGTCTGAACTTTTGCACCAACAACACAGG GTGGTGTACTGGAGACCAGTATCTTAAAAGTCAAGGCATTGACGTGAGCACCTGGGGCCTGTGGCAGAATCACGTGGCTCTTGCCTGCATGACAGTAATATTCCTTGCAATTTCATACCTGAAACTCCGCTTCATGAAGAAGTTTTCTTAA